The following proteins come from a genomic window of Vallitalea longa:
- a CDS encoding CpsD/CapB family tyrosine-protein kinase: protein MADNLITFKEPKSPISESYRMVRTNLHYLNIDNKNKAIVVTSSNPGEGKTTTMANLAITMSQAGQKVLLVECDLRKPRVHKTFDLDNNMGLVNVIVENKSVRDVIHKIDSIPNLNIITAGPIPPDPAELLQSTMMKELIDKFKNEYDVVLFDAPPVCSVTDAAILSNLVDGVILVVASGETNIESAKLAKKLLQKVHANILGVVLSKADISKTGGYYYHYYEYGEDATTKKHKKRKHKRK from the coding sequence ATGGCAGATAATCTAATAACTTTCAAAGAACCGAAATCACCTATATCTGAATCATATAGGATGGTAAGAACTAATCTACATTATCTTAATATTGATAACAAGAACAAAGCTATCGTAGTAACAAGTTCTAATCCTGGTGAAGGTAAAACAACGACTATGGCTAATCTGGCTATTACAATGTCACAAGCTGGTCAGAAGGTATTATTAGTAGAATGTGACTTAAGAAAACCAAGAGTACATAAGACATTTGATTTAGATAATAATATGGGATTGGTTAATGTTATTGTTGAAAACAAATCTGTTAGGGACGTAATACATAAGATAGATTCTATTCCTAACCTTAATATAATAACTGCAGGACCTATACCACCTGATCCTGCTGAATTACTTCAATCTACTATGATGAAGGAATTGATTGATAAGTTTAAGAACGAATATGACGTAGTCCTATTTGATGCTCCACCTGTATGTAGTGTTACCGATGCAGCTATCTTATCAAATCTAGTAGACGGAGTCATTCTAGTTGTAGCTTCAGGTGAAACTAACATTGAATCTGCCAAACTTGCTAAGAAATTATTACAAAAAGTACATGCTAATATCTTAGGTGTAGTATTATCAAAAGCAGATATATCCAAAACTGGTGGATATTATTATCACTACTACGAATACGGAGAAGATGCTACAACTAAGAAACATAAGAAAAGAAAACACAAACGAAAATAA
- a CDS encoding polysaccharide biosynthesis protein, producing the protein MYKRMRILFLISMDIILIQLAYFISIYLRFDGFIEQYVNIYLSNIFVISAIKICVLYMFKLYQSLWKYASIEELLQVVGGVLCANGAFVAYMYLQQQHLPRSIYVVTTLLEIMFIGGVRFTYRMMRRVKNSEILSSNERKRIMIVGAGDAGVMVMKEIRNNDNFNGKPVALIDDDVTKQRKIINNVPVLGQRLDIASVAYKKKIDEIIICIPSADKNSIKNIIEECKRTKCKLRILPRIDKIINGKVKLGDIRDVQIEDLLGREEVNLNIDGINNYLKGKKVVVTGGGGSIGSELCRQIASFGPRELVIIDIYENNAYDLQNELIRKSNVELHNLCDSKQVMHKAKIRLKVIIASVRDKKRIDKIFKDIQPDVVFHAAAHKHVPLMEDNPTEAIKNNVFGTLNVAQCADKYNVKKFVLISTDKAVNPTNVMGATKRLCELVIQSIDKVSKTEFAAVRFGNVLGSNGSVIPLFKKQIAEGGPLTVTHEDIIRYFMTIPEAARLVIQAGALAKGGEIFILDMGEPVKIMDLAKDLIKLSGLKPYTDIPIEVTGLRPGEKLYEELLMAEEGMTSTSHNKIFIGRPTDVDYMKLLNSLDELKNILNKDNHLLIKKSLSDLIPTYKMENKVINGEFMQRIAEREIAAAKG; encoded by the coding sequence ATGTACAAAAGAATGAGAATTTTATTTTTAATTTCTATGGACATAATATTAATTCAACTAGCTTACTTTATTTCAATATACTTAAGATTCGACGGATTCATAGAACAGTATGTCAACATATATTTGTCTAATATTTTTGTAATATCTGCAATAAAAATATGTGTACTCTATATGTTCAAGTTGTATCAGAGTTTATGGAAATACGCAAGTATAGAAGAATTGTTACAGGTAGTAGGTGGAGTTTTATGTGCAAACGGTGCATTTGTAGCCTATATGTATCTGCAACAACAACATTTACCCAGATCAATATATGTAGTTACTACGTTACTAGAGATAATGTTTATTGGTGGAGTACGTTTTACATATCGTATGATGAGAAGGGTAAAGAACAGTGAAATTCTATCAAGTAATGAGAGAAAAAGAATAATGATAGTTGGTGCTGGTGATGCTGGTGTTATGGTTATGAAAGAGATTAGGAATAATGATAACTTTAATGGTAAACCTGTAGCATTAATCGACGATGATGTTACGAAGCAAAGAAAAATAATCAATAATGTTCCAGTTTTAGGGCAGAGGCTGGATATAGCTAGTGTAGCATATAAGAAGAAAATAGACGAAATAATAATATGCATACCATCAGCAGATAAAAATAGTATAAAGAATATAATAGAAGAATGTAAACGTACTAAATGTAAACTAAGGATTCTTCCACGGATAGATAAGATAATAAATGGAAAAGTTAAATTAGGGGACATAAGGGATGTACAGATAGAAGATTTACTTGGAAGAGAAGAAGTCAATCTCAATATTGATGGAATCAATAATTACCTAAAAGGTAAGAAAGTAGTTGTAACAGGTGGTGGAGGTTCTATCGGATCAGAGTTATGTAGGCAGATTGCTTCATTTGGTCCACGTGAATTAGTTATTATTGATATATATGAAAATAATGCTTATGATCTGCAGAATGAATTGATTAGGAAAAGCAATGTGGAACTACATAATCTATGTGATAGTAAGCAAGTGATGCATAAGGCAAAGATTAGACTTAAGGTAATTATAGCATCTGTTAGAGATAAAAAGAGAATTGACAAAATATTTAAAGATATACAACCAGATGTAGTATTTCATGCTGCAGCTCACAAACATGTACCATTAATGGAAGACAATCCTACAGAAGCTATCAAAAATAATGTGTTTGGTACTTTGAATGTTGCTCAATGTGCCGATAAATATAATGTGAAGAAGTTTGTTCTTATCTCTACAGATAAAGCAGTTAATCCAACAAATGTTATGGGAGCCACCAAGAGATTATGTGAATTAGTCATTCAATCAATAGATAAAGTAAGCAAAACAGAATTTGCTGCTGTTAGATTTGGTAATGTATTAGGAAGTAATGGTAGTGTAATTCCTTTGTTCAAAAAACAAATTGCAGAAGGGGGCCCGCTAACAGTAACTCATGAAGATATAATAAGATATTTCATGACTATACCAGAAGCTGCTAGGCTTGTTATTCAAGCTGGTGCATTAGCTAAGGGTGGAGAGATATTTATATTGGATATGGGTGAACCAGTTAAAATTATGGATTTGGCAAAGGATTTAATAAAATTATCAGGACTAAAGCCTTATACTGATATTCCTATAGAGGTAACAGGACTTAGGCCAGGTGAGAAGTTGTATGAAGAATTACTTATGGCAGAAGAAGGAATGACTTCTACTTCTCATAATAAGATATTCATAGGTAGACCTACAGATGTTGACTACATGAAGTTACTGAATTCTCTTGATGAACTTAAGAACATATTAAATAAAGATAATCATCTTCTAATTAAGAAGAGTTTATCTGACTTAATACCTACATATAAGATGGAGAATAAGGTTATCAATGGAGAGTTTATGCAGCGTATAGCTGAAAGAGAGATTGCTGCTGCTAAGGGATGA
- a CDS encoding FAD-binding protein produces MYDVVVIGAGPAGSTLARMLNKGFKVLILDKRNLNDNSDYMREKCCGGLIAPDAQKMLAHLGIGIPEEVLTGPQMFSVKSIDFDNRLVRHYQRHYINVDREKFDRWLVSLIPHSVDIKFNCIFKSFKKQDGYIEVKYRDDDREHIVKTKILVGADGAISRVRKQAFTHGAIPDTYVSIQRWYKTNNEMPYYTSIFDRDITDFYSWIIQKGKYLLIGSAIPDDNEANKKFDLMIDRLRDYGFDIGEECKRTGTMIMRTRRLKQIKTTNANIALIGEAAGFISPSSAEGISYALKSGAMLAHSINKCNVDFARDYNIRIKSIKSNIIIKNIKASIMYNRFLRKIIMISKVLSMNVEDV; encoded by the coding sequence ATGTATGATGTAGTTGTAATAGGTGCAGGACCAGCAGGTTCAACTTTAGCTAGAATGCTTAATAAAGGGTTTAAGGTTCTGATACTTGATAAAAGGAATCTTAATGATAATAGTGATTACATGAGAGAAAAATGCTGTGGAGGTCTTATTGCTCCAGATGCACAGAAAATGTTAGCTCATCTAGGTATAGGTATTCCAGAAGAAGTCTTGACAGGACCTCAGATGTTCAGCGTTAAGTCTATAGATTTTGATAATAGATTGGTAAGACATTATCAGAGACATTATATAAATGTGGATAGAGAGAAGTTTGACAGATGGCTTGTATCTCTTATACCTCATTCTGTTGATATAAAGTTTAATTGTATATTCAAATCTTTTAAAAAACAAGATGGTTATATCGAAGTTAAATATAGAGATGATGATAGAGAACATATTGTAAAGACTAAGATATTAGTGGGAGCGGATGGTGCTATATCAAGAGTAAGGAAACAGGCTTTTACTCATGGTGCTATACCTGATACATATGTTTCTATCCAAAGATGGTATAAAACTAATAATGAAATGCCATATTATACATCTATATTTGACAGAGATATAACTGATTTTTATTCATGGATAATACAGAAAGGCAAATATTTGTTAATAGGTTCTGCTATACCTGATGATAATGAAGCTAATAAGAAATTTGATTTGATGATAGATAGGCTTAGAGATTATGGATTTGATATAGGTGAAGAGTGTAAGAGAACAGGAACTATGATTATGAGAACTAGGAGACTCAAGCAGATTAAAACAACTAATGCTAATATTGCTTTAATAGGTGAAGCAGCAGGATTCATAAGTCCTAGTTCTGCTGAAGGGATAAGTTATGCACTTAAGAGCGGAGCGATGTTAGCACATAGTATTAATAAATGTAATGTTGATTTTGCCAGAGATTATAATATTAGAATTAAAAGTATCAAATCAAATATTATTATCAAGAACATAAAAGCTTCAATAATGTATAATAGATTTCTCAGAAAAATTATTATGATTTCAAAAGTATTAAGTATGAATGTGGAAGATGTATGA
- a CDS encoding ABC transporter permease, translated as MNIYVFKANVYKYFITLYRAYPRSFFISSILSITYTLLYSFILYEYVFDGQVDSAFVSQVGTSNYMGYILVGAMVYSFTVSTLLNVSRSLITEKRLGTLESVMLAPYNRGLYFLAYMVAQTIHTFGELVFAIPILLLFRVRFAYFDFLSFLVVLIISLFAFLGLSLLLANLMLYTRDTYISQNTLFTVMFLICGINFPITYLPDFVSKISYFIPVTHSIELFRGILLRGETVGTQINSVVALILQGFVYTVIGFLTLKKVEKIALEKVDG; from the coding sequence TTGAACATTTATGTTTTTAAGGCGAACGTATACAAATATTTTATAACTTTGTATCGAGCCTATCCAAGAAGTTTTTTTATATCCAGTATACTATCTATAACCTATACCCTTCTTTATTCTTTTATTCTGTACGAATATGTTTTTGATGGTCAGGTTGACAGTGCTTTTGTAAGTCAAGTAGGAACCAGCAATTATATGGGTTACATATTAGTAGGGGCTATGGTATATTCTTTTACCGTAAGTACTTTACTTAATGTCAGCAGAAGTCTTATTACTGAAAAAAGATTAGGGACATTGGAAAGTGTAATGCTGGCACCATATAATAGAGGCTTATACTTCTTAGCTTATATGGTAGCCCAGACAATCCATACCTTTGGAGAATTGGTTTTCGCTATACCTATTCTATTATTATTCAGAGTAAGATTCGCTTATTTTGATTTCCTATCATTCTTAGTGGTTCTAATAATATCACTATTTGCTTTTTTGGGACTTTCATTACTATTAGCTAATCTGATGTTGTATACGAGAGATACATATATATCACAGAATACTTTATTTACAGTGATGTTTTTAATATGTGGGATTAATTTTCCTATAACGTATTTACCTGATTTTGTGTCTAAGATATCTTATTTCATACCAGTTACTCATTCTATAGAGCTATTTAGAGGGATATTATTAAGAGGGGAGACTGTAGGAACTCAGATAAATTCAGTTGTTGCATTAATATTACAAGGTTTTGTATATACGGTAATAGGTTTTTTAACACTAAAAAAAGTGGAAAAGATTGCACTTGAAAAAGTTGATGGATGA
- a CDS encoding YveK family protein, which translates to MENEYQEIDLKELIRVVIKKWWIIAIFLVIGTISTYLVTSYCMKPVYQAKTSLFIGKEKGNLGSISLGDLQLNSKLITDYREIAKSRLIADEVISNLDLQMDLKTFRSNLSISTVSDSRLFTVNVSHINPKLATDIANELAKTLVEKVSEIIEVQNIQVIDKALVPTSPIKPNKKLNVAIAGVLSIMLALFVIFLIEYFDNTVKSEEDVEKHLGLTVIGVIPKFEGEER; encoded by the coding sequence ATGGAAAATGAGTATCAAGAGATAGATTTGAAAGAGCTTATACGTGTAGTAATTAAGAAATGGTGGATTATTGCGATATTTCTTGTAATAGGTACGATTTCCACATATCTTGTTACATCTTATTGTATGAAACCAGTCTATCAAGCTAAGACATCCTTATTTATTGGTAAGGAAAAAGGCAACTTAGGAAGTATTTCTCTAGGGGATCTACAACTTAACAGTAAGTTGATAACAGATTATAGAGAGATAGCTAAGAGTAGGTTAATAGCTGATGAAGTAATTAGTAACCTTGATCTACAAATGGACCTAAAGACATTTAGATCTAATTTATCTATTAGTACAGTAAGTGATTCCAGGTTATTTACTGTCAATGTCAGTCATATTAATCCTAAATTAGCGACAGATATAGCTAATGAATTAGCTAAAACATTAGTTGAGAAGGTATCAGAGATTATTGAGGTTCAGAACATCCAAGTTATTGACAAGGCATTAGTTCCTACAAGCCCAATAAAACCTAACAAGAAATTGAATGTTGCAATAGCAGGAGTTCTATCAATCATGCTTGCATTATTTGTGATATTCTTAATTGAATACTTCGATAATACCGTTAAATCAGAAGAAGATGTAGAAAAGCATCTTGGTCTAACGGTAATTGGTGTTATACCTAAGTTTGAAGGGGAGGAACGATAA
- a CDS encoding tyrosine-protein phosphatase gives MIDIHSHILFGVDDGSASLEQTMSMLRIAVDEGIESIIATPHYIIGANKYTKADLLSRYEEVCNIIEKENIPIKLMLGNELFADAMLPDMLVNGECCTLGNSKYVLVEFSPRTAKYSINNLIYNISLKGYTPIIAHPERTFAPDDVDTILKELVKKGCYLQMNSGSVTGIYGEKVNKIAIELLDRHMVHFVATDSHTHRRRSPRVKKAYEFVENRCGARYAEQIFNDNGLKVINDSLIEYVEPKDKINNGLIHKLKYIFNMN, from the coding sequence ATGATAGATATTCATAGTCATATATTATTTGGAGTTGATGATGGTTCAGCTTCATTGGAGCAGACAATGTCAATGTTAAGGATTGCAGTAGATGAAGGTATCGAGTCAATAATAGCCACCCCTCATTATATTATAGGAGCGAATAAATATACTAAAGCTGATTTATTAAGCAGGTATGAGGAAGTATGTAACATCATAGAGAAGGAAAATATACCTATTAAGCTCATGCTAGGTAATGAGTTGTTTGCTGATGCAATGCTACCTGATATGTTGGTTAATGGTGAGTGTTGTACTTTAGGGAACAGTAAATATGTTTTAGTTGAATTTTCACCAAGAACGGCGAAATATAGTATTAATAATCTGATTTATAATATTAGTTTGAAAGGCTATACACCTATTATCGCTCATCCTGAAAGGACTTTTGCGCCAGATGATGTGGATACTATTCTGAAAGAGTTAGTAAAAAAAGGTTGCTATTTGCAGATGAATTCAGGATCTGTTACTGGTATATATGGGGAAAAAGTTAATAAGATAGCTATAGAGTTGCTAGATAGACATATGGTTCATTTTGTTGCAACAGATTCTCATACTCATAGAAGACGTTCACCAAGGGTTAAAAAAGCGTATGAGTTTGTTGAAAATAGATGTGGAGCTAGATATGCTGAGCAGATATTTAATGATAACGGATTGAAGGTAATAAATGATAGTCTTATTGAATACGTTGAACCAAAAGATAAAATTAACAATGGGCTTATACATAAATTAAAATATATTTTTAACATGAACTAA
- a CDS encoding ABC transporter permease, with the protein MNFIRLVLANVRAQYKNYFFSKRIYLSLFIWPVIEFINIYYTYKPFNNDILLNKIGLKHDEEIYLYLLIGFVAMRFFYTLIQSAWQSSYLLRYSGALELIYMSPSSRMAMLIGNSIASLFGSVWMFIIFASGMIVIFKDFLQINILSALVSILLLCVLAVIWGVFLNSLFLLSRDSGFLYTIFQGPIDMFTGAKMPFSYMPLWAKIIGYIFPLTYIIIVLRKALMYDAGFVELLPDFIICSLIGTFLLIISHLMMKIGERNAMENGTATLF; encoded by the coding sequence ATGAATTTCATTAGATTGGTATTGGCTAATGTCAGAGCACAATATAAAAATTATTTTTTTAGTAAGAGGATTTATCTATCTCTATTCATATGGCCTGTTATTGAATTCATAAATATCTATTATACATATAAACCTTTCAATAATGATATTCTGTTAAATAAGATAGGTTTGAAGCATGATGAAGAAATATATCTATATCTATTGATTGGATTTGTTGCTATGAGATTTTTCTATACACTCATACAATCTGCATGGCAATCAAGTTATCTATTAAGATATTCTGGGGCATTAGAATTGATATATATGTCTCCATCCAGTAGAATGGCTATGCTCATAGGTAATAGTATAGCTTCATTATTTGGAAGTGTTTGGATGTTCATAATATTTGCATCTGGTATGATTGTGATTTTCAAAGATTTTCTACAGATTAATATTCTATCAGCTCTAGTCAGTATATTGTTATTATGTGTTTTGGCTGTTATCTGGGGCGTATTCTTGAATAGTTTGTTTTTATTATCACGAGATAGTGGATTTTTATATACAATATTTCAAGGACCCATTGATATGTTTACAGGTGCTAAAATGCCATTTAGTTATATGCCATTATGGGCTAAGATCATTGGATATATATTTCCTCTTACATATATAATAATAGTTCTTAGAAAAGCATTAATGTATGATGCAGGATTTGTTGAGCTGTTACCAGATTTTATAATATGTTCTCTCATAGGAACGTTTTTATTAATAATCTCACATTTGATGATGAAAATCGGTGAGAGAAATGCAATGGAAAACGGCACAGCAACATTATTTTAA
- a CDS encoding S-layer homology domain-containing protein, which produces MKCTSSMKKMLTLVLALVLVITPINVKASEQSEADEFVTKFVSAVTGMSEAGREGIVNSVKTLLKADQKDDMKTLLKDMFSKLEDGQRERIETNLEISDSMEVVNALTDYVLGQSESGDLDTDIHNLEVQLGLEEDENVASLTEALKSRKFGEELAKIEGLTPTKVKDSIDKLDTIYKNLYGASEFGTDIVNLNTKTNYMSINNSGLNRYFDYMKKVEIIENQDSIRAAFQLVIDEYNDNNNRVAIKYILNEYNLINTYSSGDSGNSGSNGGGSHPSSGDDSSSTPASDQKLDELASKLGSGKLSGEEAASKVEEIVDELAESLADIKDQEGAFTALKSVSAVLGSTEKVIGKLKDADSKKEVVKQIEKTLDSTLVVLDMIDNASTVNLKAKAIIEDVAGIKDVLKDDVASVKKLDKVAVNLAEVAVSKAGATRIATSKVNFAGGKATADLSEYSYKAQIEKAVEAEKQMTKFLADNKIDAAKDFDVKMVLEVPTTKNTKEVNVTLPDLTDAFVSVDKVKVESGVASFELSAETFGKKEAAQVKLSATNVDVSALTSAQQQSVPSGVETLIDLNAYTDGNKVSEFNKAVEVAVPYELKDGEDAEKVSVYLLTDEGKVEKAAGKYDPLTGRISVMRKHFSKYFVAASTDKFTDLADYSWAEKPIEVLAGKGIINGMSEGIYGPSSKLTRAQFVALITRMYQLEASQDSPFEDVAADAWYVQDVAAAYQNGIINGVSETEFAPNNTITKQEAAKVIMNVLEYLGYKEEANNDLVKDVYADFNNIDSWAQGAVSTTVREEIFTAQNGDNFNPKQETTRAEAAVMIYNLFLVD; this is translated from the coding sequence ATGAAATGTACTAGTAGTATGAAAAAAATGTTAACACTAGTATTAGCGTTAGTATTAGTAATAACTCCTATTAACGTTAAAGCATCTGAACAATCTGAAGCTGATGAATTTGTAACAAAATTTGTTAGTGCTGTAACAGGAATGTCAGAAGCTGGTAGAGAAGGAATTGTTAATTCTGTAAAAACATTATTAAAAGCTGACCAAAAGGACGATATGAAAACATTATTAAAAGATATGTTTTCTAAATTAGAAGATGGTCAAAGGGAAAGAATTGAAACAAATCTAGAAATATCAGATTCAATGGAAGTTGTAAATGCTTTAACAGATTATGTATTAGGACAATCTGAATCTGGAGATTTAGATACAGATATACATAATTTAGAAGTGCAACTAGGTCTTGAAGAAGATGAAAATGTAGCAAGTTTAACAGAAGCTTTAAAAAGCAGAAAGTTTGGAGAAGAATTAGCTAAAATTGAAGGATTGACTCCAACTAAAGTAAAGGATAGTATAGATAAATTAGATACTATATATAAAAATTTATATGGAGCATCTGAATTTGGAACAGACATAGTTAATTTGAACACAAAAACTAATTATATGTCAATAAACAATAGTGGATTAAATAGATATTTTGACTATATGAAAAAAGTAGAAATAATTGAAAATCAAGATTCTATCAGAGCGGCTTTTCAACTAGTTATTGATGAATATAATGATAACAATAATAGAGTTGCAATCAAGTATATATTAAATGAGTATAATTTAATAAATACTTATTCATCAGGAGATAGTGGAAATAGTGGAAGTAATGGTGGAGGAAGCCATCCATCATCAGGTGATGATAGTAGTTCAACTCCTGCATCTGACCAAAAATTAGATGAATTAGCTAGCAAATTAGGTAGCGGTAAATTATCAGGTGAAGAAGCAGCTTCTAAAGTTGAAGAAATAGTTGACGAATTAGCTGAAAGCTTAGCTGATATTAAAGACCAAGAAGGTGCTTTTACAGCATTAAAATCTGTATCAGCAGTATTAGGAAGTACAGAAAAAGTTATAGGTAAGTTAAAAGATGCTGATTCTAAAAAAGAAGTTGTTAAACAAATAGAAAAGACATTAGATAGTACATTAGTAGTATTAGATATGATTGATAATGCTTCAACAGTTAATTTAAAAGCAAAAGCTATTATTGAAGATGTAGCAGGTATCAAAGATGTATTAAAAGATGATGTTGCAAGTGTTAAGAAATTAGACAAAGTAGCAGTAAATCTTGCAGAAGTAGCTGTTAGTAAAGCTGGAGCAACAAGAATTGCTACTAGCAAAGTAAATTTTGCTGGTGGAAAAGCTACAGCTGATTTATCAGAATATAGCTATAAAGCTCAAATTGAAAAAGCAGTAGAAGCAGAAAAACAAATGACTAAATTCTTAGCTGATAATAAGATTGATGCAGCTAAAGATTTTGATGTAAAAATGGTATTAGAAGTTCCAACAACTAAAAATACTAAAGAAGTTAATGTAACATTACCTGATTTAACAGATGCATTTGTTTCTGTTGATAAAGTAAAAGTTGAATCTGGTGTAGCATCATTTGAACTTAGTGCAGAAACATTTGGTAAGAAAGAAGCTGCTCAAGTGAAACTTAGTGCTACTAATGTTGATGTAAGTGCATTGACTAGTGCTCAACAACAATCTGTACCTAGTGGAGTAGAAACACTTATTGATCTTAATGCTTATACTGATGGTAATAAAGTATCAGAATTCAATAAAGCTGTAGAAGTTGCAGTTCCTTATGAATTAAAAGATGGTGAAGATGCAGAGAAAGTTTCAGTTTACTTATTAACAGATGAAGGTAAAGTTGAAAAGGCTGCTGGTAAATACGACCCATTAACAGGAAGAATTTCTGTAATGAGAAAACACTTCAGTAAGTATTTTGTAGCTGCTTCAACAGACAAATTTACTGATTTAGCTGATTACAGTTGGGCTGAAAAACCTATTGAAGTATTAGCTGGTAAAGGTATAATTAATGGTATGAGTGAAGGTATCTACGGCCCTTCTTCAAAATTGACAAGAGCTCAATTTGTTGCATTAATAACAAGAATGTATCAATTAGAAGCTAGTCAAGATTCACCATTTGAAGATGTAGCAGCTGACGCTTGGTATGTTCAAGATGTAGCAGCAGCTTATCAAAATGGTATAATCAATGGAGTATCTGAAACAGAATTTGCTCCTAACAATACAATAACAAAACAAGAAGCAGCTAAAGTTATCATGAATGTTTTAGAATACTTAGGATACAAAGAAGAAGCTAATAACGATCTTGTAAAAGATGTATATGCTGACTTCAACAATATCGATTCATGGGCTCAAGGCGCTGTTTCAACAACAGTTAGAGAAGAAATCTTCACTGCACAAAATGGTGATAATTTCAATCCAAAACAAGAAACAACTAGAGCAGAAGCAGCAGTTATGATTTATAATCTATTCTTAGTAGATTAA
- a CDS encoding GNAT family N-acetyltransferase encodes MNGEGLIIRELELNDIKENLLDNYSRYQEINKAWCIENNKKIIKDMNMIEDWNYDAIQKVIKELKDNIMNHGKVFAAYIENKLIGFASLSGVLYGENNQYLKLSKIQVSNDCRGKGIGKKLFDCCIDEAKRHGAKKIYISGNPAVETQGFYKSIGCVDATWIDRRQVELEPYDCQLEYVL; translated from the coding sequence ATGAATGGAGAAGGTCTGATTATACGTGAATTAGAGTTAAATGATATTAAAGAAAATTTACTAGACAACTACAGTAGATACCAAGAAATAAATAAAGCATGGTGTATAGAGAATAATAAGAAGATCATAAAAGACATGAATATGATTGAAGATTGGAATTATGATGCAATACAAAAAGTGATTAAAGAGTTAAAGGATAATATCATGAATCACGGTAAAGTATTTGCAGCTTATATAGAAAATAAGTTGATAGGATTCGCATCATTAAGTGGTGTATTGTATGGAGAAAATAATCAATATCTGAAATTATCCAAAATACAAGTTTCCAACGATTGTAGAGGCAAAGGTATAGGTAAAAAATTATTTGATTGTTGTATAGATGAAGCAAAAAGACATGGAGCAAAGAAAATCTATATTTCAGGTAATCCTGCTGTAGAAACTCAAGGATTCTACAAGTCAATAGGATGTGTTGATGCAACATGGATAGATAGACGACAGGTAGAATTAGAACCTTATGATTGTCAGTTAGAATATGTCCTATAA
- a CDS encoding ABC transporter ATP-binding protein, whose product MIKVRDLTKVYVVKEKKGFLKKSKKHLAAVDKLSFNIKKGEITGLLGINGAGKTTTVKMLSTLLEPTEGDISYDGKYLKKNEKLIKRKVNMIAGGERMIYWRLTAKENLRYFGSMYGLHGKELQERMEYLLELVGLQDKADIPVEKFSKGMKQRLQIARGLINDPDYIFLDEPTLGLDVQIAKEMREFFVRLVKEDNKGILLTTHYMKEVEELCRYIYILNEGKLLREGTVKDITKLSTAKDSKLENVLLKMAQDVNKQRDVI is encoded by the coding sequence ATGATAAAAGTTAGGGATTTGACTAAAGTATATGTTGTAAAAGAAAAGAAAGGTTTTTTGAAGAAGAGTAAAAAACACTTAGCAGCAGTTGATAAACTTAGTTTCAATATAAAAAAAGGTGAGATTACTGGATTGTTAGGTATTAATGGTGCTGGTAAAACAACTACAGTTAAGATGCTTTCAACTCTCCTTGAACCTACAGAAGGTGATATATCATACGATGGTAAGTATCTTAAGAAGAATGAAAAATTGATTAAGAGAAAAGTCAATATGATAGCTGGTGGAGAGAGAATGATATATTGGAGGTTGACTGCTAAAGAAAACCTTAGATATTTTGGGAGTATGTATGGTTTGCATGGTAAAGAGTTGCAAGAGAGAATGGAGTATTTATTAGAGCTAGTGGGGCTACAGGATAAAGCGGATATTCCTGTAGAGAAATTTTCTAAGGGTATGAAGCAGAGATTGCAGATTGCAAGAGGTCTGATTAATGATCCTGATTATATTTTCTTGGATGAACCTACTCTTGGACTTGATGTTCAGATAGCTAAAGAAATGAGAGAGTTTTTTGTTAGATTAGTGAAAGAGGATAATAAAGGTATTCTATTGACGACTCATTATATGAAGGAAGTCGAAGAGCTATGCAGATATATCTATATTTTGAATGAGGGAAAGTTATTGAGAGAAGGGACTGTTAAAGATATAACTAAATTGTCTACAGCGAAAGATAGTAAATTAGAGAATGTTCTATTGAAGATGGCACAAGATGTAAATAAACAAAGGGACGTGATATAA